The Flavobacterium piscisymbiosum genome includes a region encoding these proteins:
- the gldG gene encoding gliding motility-associated ABC transporter substrate-binding protein GldG has product MKASTQQNIKTLGITVFVLIVLNVLGSLFFQRFDLTKDKRYTLSETSLQIIKQVKNPLSIKIYMQGDLPADFKRLQQETRQLLEEFQAYNSNIVFEFVNPMENEDESMAVVKSLFQKGLTPINITVDDKGKQSQAMVFPWAVAVYNNKEVNIPLLKNIMGASTTQKVIGSIQHLEYSIADAINKISKDRQKKVAIIKGNGELNEVHIAKMLMQIRESYYIGPFTLDSVTKNPTGTLDALKKYDLAIISKPTQSFSDEEKQVLDQFIMNGGKTLWLIDQVAADMDSLYNQSGATLAYPRDLNLNDMFFKYGFRINPDLVKDERGSKLKLATGEQGSATQYQEFIWKFSPVVIPTSNNPIVKNLGEIKFDFASPIDTLKNGIKKTVLLQSSQYSKAIGTPTEINLGSVTEKTSPQDYINTGNKPLSVLLEGSFHSAFENRVLPFKENSFVAKGKPNKMIVIADGDLARNQLDKNMMPVELGYDQRTGILYDNKDFMMNCINYLLDDTGLINIRSKDVSLPLLDGDKVYKNYSLTQFITIGLPILILLVFGLAFTYIRKRKYSK; this is encoded by the coding sequence ATGAAAGCATCTACTCAACAAAATATCAAAACGTTAGGTATAACTGTTTTTGTTTTAATCGTTTTAAATGTTTTAGGAAGTTTATTTTTCCAGCGATTTGATTTGACCAAAGACAAACGCTATACTTTATCCGAAACCTCTTTACAAATCATAAAACAGGTTAAAAATCCGTTATCGATCAAGATCTATATGCAAGGCGATTTGCCGGCAGATTTTAAACGACTACAACAAGAAACGAGACAATTACTGGAAGAATTTCAGGCTTATAACAGCAATATTGTTTTCGAATTTGTAAACCCGATGGAAAACGAAGACGAAAGTATGGCTGTTGTAAAATCTTTGTTCCAAAAAGGTCTTACGCCAATAAACATTACTGTTGATGACAAAGGAAAACAATCTCAGGCAATGGTGTTCCCGTGGGCAGTTGCGGTTTATAACAATAAAGAAGTCAATATTCCATTATTAAAGAATATAATGGGCGCTTCGACTACACAAAAAGTAATTGGGTCTATTCAGCATTTAGAATATTCTATTGCAGATGCCATCAATAAAATCAGCAAAGACAGACAAAAGAAAGTTGCTATTATAAAAGGAAACGGAGAACTAAACGAAGTTCATATTGCCAAAATGCTAATGCAAATTCGCGAAAGCTATTACATTGGGCCTTTTACTTTAGATTCGGTAACTAAAAATCCAACCGGAACTTTAGACGCTTTAAAAAAATACGATTTAGCCATTATTTCAAAACCAACCCAAAGTTTTTCTGATGAAGAAAAACAAGTTTTGGATCAGTTTATCATGAACGGTGGAAAAACCTTATGGCTTATCGATCAGGTTGCAGCTGATATGGACAGTTTGTACAATCAATCCGGTGCAACTTTAGCCTATCCTAGAGACTTAAATCTAAATGATATGTTCTTCAAATACGGATTCAGAATAAATCCTGATCTGGTAAAAGATGAACGAGGAAGCAAATTAAAATTAGCTACTGGCGAACAAGGAAGCGCTACACAATATCAGGAATTTATCTGGAAATTTTCTCCGGTTGTAATACCAACCAGCAATAATCCGATCGTAAAAAATCTGGGAGAAATTAAATTTGATTTCGCCAGTCCGATTGACACTTTGAAAAACGGAATTAAAAAAACAGTTCTATTACAATCGTCCCAGTATTCAAAAGCAATTGGAACTCCAACGGAGATTAACCTGGGCAGCGTAACCGAAAAAACTTCGCCTCAGGATTATATCAACACAGGAAATAAACCACTTTCTGTTTTATTAGAGGGTTCTTTTCACTCGGCTTTTGAGAATCGTGTGTTGCCTTTCAAGGAAAATTCTTTTGTAGCAAAAGGAAAACCCAATAAAATGATTGTGATTGCCGATGGAGATTTGGCCAGAAATCAATTGGATAAAAACATGATGCCGGTAGAATTAGGTTACGATCAGCGTACAGGTATTTTATACGACAACAAAGATTTTATGATGAATTGTATTAATTATTTGCTGGATGATACGGGACTTATTAACATTAGAAGCAAAGATGTTAGCTTGCCTTTATTAGACGGAGACAAAGTTTACAAGAATTACAGCCTGACGCAATTCATAACTATCGGACTTCCAATTCTAATATTATTAGTTTTTGGATTGGCTTTTACTTACATCCGTAAAAGAAAATACAGCAAATAG
- the dnaN gene encoding DNA polymerase III subunit beta, producing MKFIVSSSYLLKQLQVLGSVINSNNTLPILDNFLFELDNNELTVSASDLETTMSATLSIDSTSKGSVAVPAKLLLEILKTFPEQPLTFTVEENNTVEISSNSGKYALAYAAGEEFPKSVNLEDPSVTLVPADVLATAVSKTIFAAGNDDLRPVMSGVFFQFSPEGLTFVATDAHKLVKYARTDVKASQVADFIMPKKPLNILKSILGSSDAEVKIEYNDSNATFSFDNYILMCRLIDGKYPNYEAVIPKENPNKLMIDRSLFLSSVKRVAIFSNKTTHQIRLKIAGAELNVSAEDIDYSNKAEERLTCDYQGDDLQIGFNSRFLTEMLTNLQSDMIMLEMSLPNRAGILTPVDGLEEGETVTMLVMPVMLNS from the coding sequence ATGAAATTTATAGTATCGAGTTCGTACTTATTAAAACAATTACAAGTTTTAGGTAGTGTAATCAACAGTAACAATACGTTGCCTATTTTAGATAACTTTTTATTTGAACTAGACAATAATGAGTTGACAGTTTCAGCTTCGGATCTTGAAACTACAATGTCTGCTACATTATCAATCGATTCTACAAGCAAAGGAAGTGTTGCTGTACCGGCGAAACTTTTGCTTGAAATTTTGAAAACGTTTCCAGAGCAACCTTTAACTTTTACAGTTGAAGAAAACAATACGGTTGAAATTAGTTCAAATTCTGGTAAATATGCTTTAGCATATGCTGCAGGAGAAGAATTTCCTAAATCGGTAAATCTTGAAGATCCTTCTGTAACTCTTGTCCCTGCTGATGTTTTGGCAACTGCTGTAAGTAAAACAATCTTTGCTGCCGGAAATGATGATTTACGTCCGGTAATGTCTGGAGTTTTCTTCCAGTTCTCTCCGGAAGGTTTGACTTTTGTTGCTACAGATGCTCATAAATTGGTAAAATATGCCCGTACAGATGTAAAAGCATCTCAGGTAGCTGATTTTATTATGCCAAAGAAACCTTTGAATATTTTAAAAAGTATTTTAGGAAGTTCTGATGCTGAAGTAAAAATTGAATACAACGATTCGAATGCTACTTTCTCATTTGATAATTATATTTTAATGTGTCGTTTGATCGACGGAAAATACCCTAATTACGAAGCGGTAATCCCGAAAGAGAATCCAAACAAGTTAATGATCGACCGTTCTTTATTTTTAAGTTCAGTAAAACGTGTTGCGATTTTCTCAAACAAAACAACACACCAAATTCGTTTAAAAATTGCAGGAGCTGAATTGAATGTTTCTGCCGAAGATATCGATTACTCTAACAAAGCTGAAGAAAGATTGACTTGTGATTATCAGGGAGATGATCTTCAAATTGGTTTTAACTCTCGTTTTTTAACAGAGATGTTAACCAACTTACAATCGGATATGATTATGTTAGAAATGTCATTACCTAACAGAGCCGGGATTCTTACGCCAGTTGATGGCTTAGAAGAAGGTGAAACTGTTACAATGTTGGTAATGCCTGTGATGTTAAATAGTTAA
- a CDS encoding DsbA family oxidoreductase, producing MKIEIWSDIMCPFCYIGKRQLETALAEFPNGEFEIEWKSFQLDPTITPQAGKDVFTFLAERKGISAEQSIEMHKGVTERAKSVGLDYHFDKAIISNSLTSHRIIQLAKTKKLGDEMEEIFFKSYFTEGRDLNDTETLIELAVKAGLDSNEVKEVIDNENLYLDNVHSDIHEANEIGVQGVPFFVFDRKYAVSGAQPVEAFVNTIKEGLK from the coding sequence ATGAAAATAGAGATTTGGTCGGACATCATGTGTCCGTTTTGTTATATCGGAAAAAGACAACTGGAAACCGCTTTAGCTGAGTTTCCAAATGGTGAATTTGAAATTGAGTGGAAAAGTTTTCAACTTGACCCCACTATTACACCGCAAGCCGGTAAAGACGTTTTTACGTTTCTGGCAGAACGAAAAGGTATTTCGGCTGAGCAATCAATAGAAATGCATAAAGGTGTCACAGAACGCGCAAAAAGCGTTGGTTTGGATTATCATTTTGACAAAGCTATTATTTCAAATTCTTTAACCTCTCATCGTATTATACAATTGGCTAAAACCAAAAAATTAGGCGATGAAATGGAAGAAATTTTCTTTAAATCTTATTTTACTGAAGGAAGGGATTTAAATGATACAGAAACTTTAATAGAGTTGGCTGTAAAAGCTGGCTTAGATTCTAATGAAGTAAAAGAAGTTATTGACAATGAAAATCTTTATTTAGATAATGTTCATTCGGATATTCATGAAGCGAATGAAATTGGTGTGCAGGGAGTTCCGTTTTTTGTTTTTGACAGGAAATATGCGGTTTCAGGCGCGCAGCCAGTTGAGGCTTTTGTGAATACGATTAAGGAAGGATTGAAGTAA
- a CDS encoding MutS-related protein, whose product MESYQNKVEHYTAIFNKINKRYNSISFLRLLSVFLCLFLLFYYIKTNEILYAAFAFLSFVGFLFLMRIHSKLSFKRELTKAILKINKDEITYLKREKIPFENGIEFNDFHHPYAYDLDIFGEHSLFQNINRTATFIGKKTLANQLLNLSSNETILENQEAINELKTKIDWRQDFLALAMISNDSKDSYESLLYWNSFKNNTLPKVIVALSVILPVLFLGFLAAYFITSKTILLSYLTYVFIANLIVLGQSFKRIQSEIAKADNVDKIIKQYSLLVQKIETENFQSKKLIDLQQQLVFRNATASTHLKDLSELFSRMDTINNFVTATVFNGTFLFNLHVLKALLKWKDNYSTELEKWITIIGEFEALNSLANLAYNNPDFVFPEINSEYKIGFSDLSHPLLNPVTRVGNDTHFYPQSYMILTGSNMSGKSTFLRSLGINMVLGGIGSVVCASKANMHPLPVLVSMRLSDSLADSESYFFAEIKRLKQIMDALEERPAFVLLDEILRGTNSDDKRNGTIEVVKKIIAKNAIGAIATHDIEVCLTTNEYPDILTNQCFEVEIQNNDLHFDYKLRNGICKNRSATFLMQKMGVI is encoded by the coding sequence ATGGAATCATATCAAAATAAAGTCGAGCACTATACTGCAATTTTCAATAAAATCAATAAAAGATACAATAGCATAAGTTTCCTGCGTCTTTTGAGTGTTTTTCTTTGTTTATTTTTATTGTTCTATTACATAAAAACAAACGAAATCTTATACGCCGCTTTTGCTTTTCTATCTTTTGTTGGTTTTCTTTTTTTAATGAGAATCCACTCAAAATTGTCATTTAAAAGAGAGCTTACAAAAGCCATTTTAAAAATCAATAAAGATGAAATTACGTATCTAAAAAGAGAAAAAATCCCTTTTGAAAACGGAATCGAATTCAACGATTTTCATCATCCTTATGCTTACGATCTGGATATTTTTGGAGAGCATTCTTTATTTCAAAACATCAACAGAACTGCCACGTTTATCGGAAAAAAAACATTAGCCAATCAGTTATTGAACTTGTCTTCTAATGAAACTATTCTGGAAAATCAGGAAGCAATAAATGAACTTAAAACCAAAATCGACTGGCGTCAGGATTTTTTGGCTCTGGCAATGATTAGTAATGATTCTAAAGATTCATACGAATCACTACTTTACTGGAATTCATTTAAAAATAACACGCTACCTAAAGTTATAGTTGCATTATCGGTTATTCTTCCAGTGCTGTTTTTAGGATTTTTGGCAGCCTATTTTATCACATCAAAAACAATCTTATTATCTTATCTTACCTATGTTTTTATTGCAAATCTAATTGTATTAGGACAATCTTTTAAACGCATACAATCCGAAATTGCAAAAGCAGATAACGTAGATAAAATCATCAAACAATACAGTTTATTGGTTCAGAAAATTGAAACCGAAAATTTTCAGTCAAAGAAATTAATCGACCTGCAGCAACAGCTTGTTTTTAGAAACGCAACGGCAAGTACACATTTAAAAGACTTGTCTGAATTGTTTTCGAGAATGGATACTATCAACAATTTTGTGACAGCTACGGTCTTCAACGGAACATTTTTATTCAATCTGCATGTTTTAAAAGCACTTTTAAAATGGAAAGACAATTATTCGACCGAACTCGAAAAATGGATTACAATTATTGGCGAATTTGAAGCCCTGAACAGTTTGGCAAATCTGGCCTATAATAATCCTGATTTTGTTTTTCCTGAAATCAATTCAGAATATAAAATCGGATTTTCAGACCTAAGCCATCCATTACTTAATCCTGTAACAAGAGTAGGGAATGATACCCATTTTTATCCGCAATCCTATATGATTTTAACCGGTTCTAATATGTCCGGAAAAAGTACTTTTTTAAGAAGTTTAGGAATCAATATGGTTTTAGGCGGAATAGGATCAGTTGTTTGTGCGTCAAAAGCAAACATGCATCCACTTCCAGTTTTAGTTTCAATGCGATTATCAGATTCTTTAGCCGATAGCGAATCCTATTTCTTTGCCGAAATAAAGCGTTTAAAGCAAATTATGGATGCCTTAGAAGAACGTCCGGCTTTTGTATTATTAGACGAAATATTAAGAGGAACAAATTCTGATGATAAACGTAACGGAACAATAGAAGTAGTAAAAAAAATCATTGCTAAAAATGCCATTGGCGCCATCGCCACACATGATATTGAAGTTTGCCTCACAACCAACGAATATCCTGATATACTAACCAATCAATGTTTCGAAGTAGAAATTCAAAACAACGACCTTCATTTCGATTACAAACTCCGCAACGGAATTTGTAAAAATAGAAGCGCCACTTTCTTAATGCAGAAAATGGGAGTGATATAA
- a CDS encoding universal stress protein gives MKKILFPTDFSECATNAFVHALEFAKVVNAELILLHTFEIPVYDSQFFPENYAAIYSSIELAKFEMFKDEIPKLRTIADERNLGDIVIKHRLMDGDLIYNLKNAVEEDKVDFVIMGSSGETDWTKFFLGSNTSAVISEIQVPVLCIPADTKFKKIKNIGFTTRYREKDKVELRKVLDIAKKTNAKVKSLYVKTSSSDVSDVTIKEWEKEFANENIEFLVLPSDEVKETILDFILYKDIDVLTTITHKRSFFEGLFDSSFTKKIAKEVSVPVLVMHET, from the coding sequence ATGAAAAAAATATTATTCCCCACCGATTTTTCCGAATGTGCAACAAATGCATTTGTGCATGCTTTAGAATTTGCAAAAGTGGTTAATGCCGAACTTATTTTGTTACATACTTTTGAAATCCCGGTATACGACAGCCAATTTTTTCCGGAAAACTATGCCGCGATTTACAGCTCGATAGAATTAGCCAAATTTGAAATGTTCAAAGACGAAATTCCAAAGTTAAGAACCATTGCAGACGAACGAAATTTAGGCGACATTGTAATAAAACACCGTCTGATGGATGGAGATTTGATTTATAACTTAAAAAATGCCGTCGAAGAAGACAAGGTAGATTTTGTAATTATGGGATCATCAGGAGAAACAGACTGGACAAAATTTTTCCTGGGATCAAATACAAGCGCTGTAATTTCAGAAATTCAGGTTCCTGTTTTATGCATTCCTGCCGATACAAAATTCAAAAAAATAAAAAACATTGGTTTCACAACCCGATACCGCGAAAAAGACAAAGTCGAACTTAGAAAAGTACTGGATATTGCCAAAAAAACAAATGCAAAAGTAAAAAGCTTGTACGTTAAAACTTCAAGTTCAGATGTTTCTGATGTGACGATTAAAGAATGGGAAAAAGAATTTGCAAATGAAAATATTGAGTTTCTGGTTCTGCCAAGCGACGAAGTAAAAGAAACTATTCTTGATTTTATATTGTATAAAGATATAGACGTCCTTACGACAATAACACACAAAAGATCATTCTTTGAAGGTCTTTTTGACTCTAGTTTCACTAAAAAAATTGCCAAAGAAGTTTCTGTGCCGGTTTTAGTAATGCACGAAACCTAA
- the mnmE gene encoding tRNA uridine-5-carboxymethylaminomethyl(34) synthesis GTPase MnmE, whose protein sequence is MINQDSIVALATPSGAGAIAIIRISGSKAIAIGNSVFKSIKNKDLTRQKTHTLHLGHIVDDSKTLDEVLVSVFKGPNSYTGENTIEISCHGSTYIQQQIIQLLLRKGCRMADAGEFTLRAFLNGKLDLSQAEAVADLISSDNEASHQIAMQQMRGGFSNEIAKLREELLNFASLIELELDFAEEDVEFADRTQFHELLNRIEFVLKRLIDSFAVGNVIKNGIPVAIVGEPNVGKSTLLNALLNEERAIVSDIAGTTRDTIEDELVIGGIGFRFIDTAGIRETKDVVESIGIRKTFEKIEQAQVVIYLFDGLKFQVSSSEFVSEIEQIKNKYPLKPLVIVVNKKDILSADEVANITTKLENLNAKLLLISAKEKIGVDDLKNELLSFVNTGALRNNETIVTNTRHYDSLLKALDEIQKVKYGLETNLSSDLIALDIREALYQFGLITGQVSNDELLGNIFANFCIGK, encoded by the coding sequence ATGATAAATCAAGATTCTATAGTTGCATTAGCTACTCCATCCGGAGCGGGGGCTATTGCTATAATTCGAATTTCGGGTTCTAAAGCGATTGCTATTGGAAATTCGGTTTTTAAATCCATCAAAAACAAAGACTTAACCAGGCAAAAAACGCATACTTTGCATTTGGGGCATATTGTCGATGATTCGAAAACACTTGACGAGGTATTGGTTTCTGTATTTAAAGGACCAAACTCTTATACAGGCGAAAATACAATCGAAATTTCTTGTCACGGTTCTACTTATATTCAGCAGCAAATTATTCAGTTATTATTGAGAAAAGGCTGTCGTATGGCTGATGCGGGTGAATTTACTTTAAGAGCTTTCCTGAACGGAAAACTGGATTTATCGCAGGCAGAAGCTGTTGCGGATTTGATTTCATCTGATAATGAAGCTTCTCACCAAATTGCAATGCAGCAAATGCGCGGTGGTTTTAGTAATGAGATTGCCAAATTACGTGAGGAGCTTTTAAACTTCGCTTCGTTAATAGAATTAGAACTGGATTTTGCAGAAGAGGATGTAGAATTTGCCGACAGAACTCAGTTTCATGAATTATTGAACCGAATTGAATTTGTTTTAAAACGCTTAATAGATTCATTTGCGGTTGGAAACGTAATCAAAAACGGAATTCCGGTTGCTATTGTTGGTGAACCAAACGTGGGTAAATCGACTTTACTAAATGCTCTATTAAATGAAGAACGCGCCATAGTTTCGGACATTGCGGGAACTACTCGTGATACTATCGAAGATGAGTTGGTTATTGGCGGAATTGGTTTTAGATTCATCGATACGGCGGGAATTCGTGAAACTAAAGATGTTGTAGAAAGTATTGGAATCAGAAAAACTTTCGAAAAAATTGAGCAGGCACAGGTGGTTATTTATTTATTCGATGGTTTGAAGTTTCAGGTTTCAAGTTCTGAATTTGTTTCTGAAATTGAACAAATCAAAAATAAATATCCGCTAAAACCTTTGGTTATTGTCGTAAATAAAAAAGATATATTGTCTGCTGATGAAGTAGCAAACATCACCACTAAGCTTGAAAATCTGAATGCAAAGCTCTTATTAATCTCGGCGAAAGAGAAAATTGGTGTTGACGATTTGAAGAATGAGTTACTTTCGTTTGTAAATACAGGAGCCCTTCGTAACAACGAAACAATTGTAACGAATACAAGACATTATGATTCGTTATTAAAAGCTTTAGATGAAATACAAAAAGTAAAATACGGTCTTGAAACCAATCTTTCAAGTGACCTGATTGCGCTAGATATCCGTGAAGCTTTATACCAATTCGGGTTGATCACAGGCCAGGTCTCAAATGACGAATTATTAGGAAATATCTTCGCAAATTTCTGCATCGGAAAATAG
- a CDS encoding outer membrane beta-barrel family protein, which translates to MRQTILLLCCFLFLSNILQAQISGAVKGYVTDTINRSNLTNASVSLLRAQDSILLKFTRAKENGYFELNNIKSGKFILLVSYPKYADFVDQFSVDSTKLIKDYGKINLADKGRLLSEIIIKGNRAAMKIKGDTLEFDPKAFKIEPNAKVEDLIKQFPGIQIDKDGKITAQGETVTKVLVDGEEFFGDDPTLVTKNLRADMVDKVQLYDKKSDQAAFTGIDDGQKTKTLNVKLKEDKKNGHFGKVELGGGTDNFYKGQAMFNKFWDKKKLAAYGILGNTGQVGLGWGDKDKYGQNSYQVSDDGGINFSNNGNDEFESWDGQFNGEGIPVAQTGGIHFDNKWNNDKESINVNYKIGDIKLSGNRNDINQQNLSSSSIYNTSDKSFEKNMTKNKIDLAYEIKIDTTLTLKLNVDGLFKNSNSSDTEMRKGTDEQGNQLNNLKQTNTNDVDDQTFNINTLLTKRLKKTGRTLSLNLNQSSTNSKSDGYLNSRAEFFTPSVISPDSTKVVDQNKVNNITNTAFKSNLIYTEPLSKSLTLILNYGFNISNGKSDRKSFNQSTDGNYNVLDSVFSNNYQLDQTINQIGAIFNYKKNKTVFSFGSKFSGVNFKQYNVYTDEYFTRKFVNYMPQINYQYNFKQREVLGLSYNGNTDQPTLEQIQPIRNNQNQLNTILGNPDLDPSFRNNFRGSYYSYKVLSNQYFSVNAMYNFTLNPIISNVVTNDRGESISQFVNLKDKATTGYFLNTNFGKTIKAIDMNAGIGLSANKNVNYNYINTKLNQTKNSSYSFNLNLSKYKEKKYNFNASFGPTYNVANASINENSDSDGWGFNGNFWSSIELPFKLEISTDGNYQYNGKTQVIQESFERFIWNASITKKFFKTDNLKVSITGRDLLNQNIGFNRSAFNGNINQSTYTTIQRYFMFSVSWDFSKMGGGEIKQN; encoded by the coding sequence ATGAGACAAACAATACTATTATTATGTTGCTTTCTTTTTTTATCAAATATTTTACAAGCACAAATATCAGGCGCAGTTAAAGGATATGTAACAGATACCATAAACCGTTCTAATTTAACGAATGCATCAGTCTCTTTGTTAAGAGCACAAGATTCAATTTTACTAAAATTTACCCGAGCCAAAGAAAATGGTTATTTTGAGTTGAATAATATTAAATCCGGTAAATTTATTTTATTGGTTTCTTATCCCAAATATGCTGATTTTGTAGATCAATTTTCTGTTGATTCAACAAAGTTAATTAAAGATTATGGTAAAATTAATTTGGCTGATAAAGGACGATTATTATCCGAAATAATTATAAAAGGCAATAGAGCCGCCATGAAAATCAAAGGAGATACGTTAGAATTCGATCCAAAAGCATTTAAAATAGAACCTAATGCAAAAGTAGAAGATCTGATAAAACAGTTCCCGGGAATACAAATTGATAAGGATGGAAAAATTACCGCTCAAGGAGAAACTGTAACCAAAGTTTTGGTTGATGGTGAAGAATTTTTTGGTGATGATCCCACTTTAGTTACAAAAAATCTACGTGCAGACATGGTTGATAAAGTACAATTGTACGACAAAAAAAGTGATCAGGCCGCTTTTACAGGAATTGATGATGGTCAGAAAACCAAAACGCTAAATGTAAAGCTTAAAGAAGACAAAAAAAATGGTCATTTCGGGAAAGTAGAACTCGGAGGAGGAACTGATAATTTTTACAAAGGCCAGGCCATGTTTAATAAGTTTTGGGATAAGAAAAAATTAGCCGCTTATGGTATTTTGGGCAACACAGGACAAGTAGGATTAGGATGGGGAGATAAAGATAAATATGGCCAAAACAGCTATCAAGTAAGTGATGACGGCGGTATTAATTTTTCAAACAATGGAAATGATGAATTTGAAAGTTGGGATGGACAATTTAATGGTGAAGGAATTCCAGTAGCTCAAACTGGCGGAATACATTTTGACAATAAATGGAACAACGATAAAGAATCTATCAATGTAAATTATAAAATTGGCGATATCAAACTGTCAGGAAATCGCAATGACATTAACCAGCAAAATTTAAGTTCCAGCAGTATTTATAATACGTCAGACAAGAGTTTTGAGAAAAACATGACTAAAAATAAAATTGATCTGGCTTATGAAATTAAAATTGATACTACTTTAACTTTAAAATTAAATGTAGATGGATTATTTAAAAACAGTAATTCAAGTGACACAGAAATGCGAAAAGGTACTGACGAACAAGGTAACCAATTGAATAATTTGAAGCAGACAAATACAAATGATGTTGATGATCAAACTTTTAACATAAATACTTTATTAACCAAAAGACTTAAAAAAACGGGGCGAACATTATCTCTTAATTTAAACCAATCAAGTACAAATAGCAAAAGTGATGGTTATTTAAATTCCAGAGCTGAATTTTTTACACCATCAGTAATTAGTCCGGATAGCACCAAAGTAGTCGATCAAAATAAAGTCAATAATATTACCAATACAGCTTTTAAATCAAATTTAATCTATACCGAACCTTTATCCAAAAGCCTGACTTTAATTCTTAATTATGGCTTCAACATAAGTAATGGAAAATCTGATCGTAAATCTTTTAATCAATCCACTGATGGAAATTATAATGTTCTGGATTCAGTCTTTAGTAATAATTATCAATTAGACCAAACGATAAATCAAATTGGAGCGATTTTTAATTACAAAAAAAATAAAACTGTTTTTTCATTTGGTTCTAAATTTAGCGGCGTCAACTTTAAACAGTATAATGTTTATACAGATGAATATTTTACGCGAAAATTTGTCAACTACATGCCTCAGATAAACTATCAATATAATTTTAAACAAAGAGAAGTACTGGGTTTGTCGTATAACGGAAACACTGATCAGCCAACATTAGAACAAATACAACCGATACGAAATAATCAAAACCAATTAAATACGATTTTAGGTAATCCAGATTTAGATCCTTCTTTTAGAAATAATTTTAGAGGAAGTTATTATTCGTATAAAGTACTTAGCAATCAATATTTTTCGGTTAATGCAATGTACAATTTTACGCTAAATCCAATAATAAGTAATGTGGTTACAAATGATAGAGGAGAAAGTATTTCTCAATTTGTAAACCTAAAAGACAAAGCTACAACAGGTTATTTTTTGAATACTAATTTTGGCAAAACAATCAAAGCTATAGACATGAACGCAGGAATTGGTTTAAGCGCCAACAAAAATGTAAACTATAATTACATCAATACAAAACTGAATCAAACTAAAAATTCAAGTTATTCCTTTAATCTAAACTTATCAAAATATAAAGAAAAAAAATATAATTTTAATGCTAGCTTCGGACCTACTTACAATGTTGCTAATGCAAGCATCAACGAAAATAGTGATAGCGATGGCTGGGGTTTTAATGGAAATTTCTGGAGCAGTATAGAATTACCTTTCAAACTAGAAATTAGCACAGATGGTAATTATCAATATAATGGAAAAACACAAGTGATTCAGGAATCTTTTGAACGTTTCATTTGGAATGCATCTATCACCAAAAAATTCTTTAAAACAGATAATTTAAAAGTTTCTATAACAGGAAGAGATCTTTTGAACCAAAATATAGGATTTAATCGTTCTGCCTTTAATGGAAATATCAACCAAAGTACCTATACCACCATCCAAAGATACTTTATGTTCTCTGTAAGCTGGGATTTCAGCAAAATGGGAGGAGGAGAAATTAAACAAAACTAA